The sequence GATATTCTTATAAAATGATGCAGTATAACCTTTCACATCGATATTCATAGCGTCAATATAAGGGAGAAGCTCCTCCAGCGGTTCTTTACTGATAAAACCGTTTGTGACAAGTACATTTGACAACCCCTGATCCTTTGCCATTCTGGATGTTTCATATACAAACTCATACCATATTGAAGGTTCGTTATATGTATATGCAATCCCTATATTTCCTTTATCCTCTAATGCTTTTGCTTTTCGTACGATTTCATCAGAAGTAATGTTCCCTGTATCCGGATCTTCATGCGCTATGCTCCAGTTCTGACAAAACGAACACTTCAGGTTGCATCCGAAGGTTCCTACAGAAAGTATATTTGATCCTGTATGAAATCTGTATAAGGGTTTTTTCTCAATTGGATCCAAAGAAATTGAAGTAATTTTCCCATAGTTCAAAGAGTATAATTCCCCATCGATGTTTTTTCTTGCACGGCATGCACCTGTATCATCCGGCTTAATAACACAGTTATGGGGGCACAGAAAGC comes from Clostridia bacterium and encodes:
- the amrS gene encoding AmmeMemoRadiSam system radical SAM enzyme, giving the protein MKQAMYYQKVENSKVHCFLCPHNCVIKPDDTGACRARKNIDGELYSLNYGKITSISLDPIEKKPLYRFHTGSNILSVGTFGCNLKCSFCQNWSIAHEDPDTGNITSDEIVRKAKALEDKGNIGIAYTYNEPSIWYEFVYETSRMAKDQGLSNVLVTNGFISKEPLEELLPYIDAMNIDVKGYTASFYKNICKGTLENVKETVEIAALSCHVEVTTLVIPELNDAIEEIGEMSKWLSSISPEIPLHLSRFFPNFKMQNRPPTPVATLERARDKAGEYLKHVYLGNVW